The Eubacteriaceae bacterium Marseille-Q4139 genome has a window encoding:
- a CDS encoding PhoH family protein has product MSVIETIIDIPAEHERKVCGQFDVYLKKIERTLHVSMIARDGEIKVIGPDHAVKKAKSVFSTLIELSKRGEEIGEQNVDYALALSFDGQDDKLLEIDRDIICHTINGKPVKPKTLGQKQYVDLIRKKMIVFGVGPAGTGKTYLGMSMAIQAFKNGEVGRIILTRPAIEAGEKLGFLPGDLQSKIDPYLRPLYDALYQIMGADSYMHNAEKGLIEVAPLAYMRGRTLDNAFIILDEAQNTTQAQMKMFLTRIGFGSKVIITGDQSQKDLPYGTVSGLDTALKILKNIDDIGICYFTSDDVVRHPLVQKIVKAYDEYEARGKRPARGEHAETKRPAKKEGRHDGND; this is encoded by the coding sequence ATGAGCGTAATTGAAACGATTATAGACATTCCGGCCGAGCATGAGCGGAAGGTCTGCGGACAATTTGATGTTTACTTAAAAAAGATCGAGCGGACGCTTCACGTATCCATGATCGCCAGGGACGGGGAGATTAAGGTCATCGGCCCCGACCACGCGGTAAAAAAGGCGAAGAGCGTTTTTTCCACCCTGATCGAGCTTTCCAAGCGGGGCGAAGAGATCGGGGAACAGAACGTGGATTACGCCCTGGCCCTTTCCTTTGACGGCCAGGACGACAAGCTTCTGGAAATCGACCGGGACATCATCTGCCATACCATAAACGGAAAGCCGGTGAAGCCGAAAACCCTGGGCCAGAAGCAGTACGTGGACTTGATCAGAAAGAAGATGATTGTCTTCGGCGTCGGTCCTGCCGGTACGGGAAAGACGTACCTGGGCATGTCCATGGCGATCCAGGCCTTTAAAAACGGCGAGGTCGGCCGGATTATCTTAACACGTCCCGCCATTGAAGCCGGAGAAAAGCTTGGCTTCCTGCCCGGCGACCTTCAGAGCAAGATTGACCCGTACCTGCGGCCCCTCTACGACGCCCTCTATCAGATTATGGGCGCAGACAGCTACATGCACAACGCAGAAAAGGGGCTCATTGAGGTAGCGCCGCTCGCCTACATGCGCGGCCGCACCCTGGACAATGCGTTCATTATTCTGGATGAGGCCCAGAACACGACCCAGGCGCAGATGAAAATGTTCCTTACAAGGATCGGCTTCGGCTCCAAGGTCATCATCACCGGCGACCAGTCCCAGAAGGACCTGCCCTACGGAACGGTGTCCGGCCTGGATACGGCCCTTAAGATTTTAAAGAACATCGACGACATCGGCATCTGCTATTTTACCAGCGACGATGTGGTGCGTCATCCGCTGGTACAGAAGATTGTAAAGGCATATGATGAATACGAGGCCCGCGGGAAGCGGCCTGCAAGGGGAGAGCACGCCGAGACAAAGCGGCCCGCAAAGAAGGAGGGACGTCATGACGGTAACGATTGA